DNA from Prunus persica cultivar Lovell chromosome G6, Prunus_persica_NCBIv2, whole genome shotgun sequence:
tgAAAAGCTGAGAAACGTACGGCCAAGGGTGGAGACTTTTTATTAACTAAAAAAGTGTGTTGTGTTCTATTTGCtggcccaaaaataaaaaaatagaaagaaaaagaagaaaaaaaaaaaaaagttgagtcCTGTCCTGTCATCCATAGTGTTGCACACATAAAGTAAATAAGAGCCATATATAATGTTATTACCGCCACTAGAAGACCAATCTCCACAGATGCAAAAAGCACTCCGAAGAAAGCTCCTATGCAAGCCAAGAAGTCTAGCTTATCAACCTTCCAAATTCTGTACACTTTATTGAGGTCAACGAGTCCCGGAAGAGCTGAGAGAATTATGGAAGCAAGGATCGCTGTTGGGGTGTAATACAAGAGCTTTGTCAAAAATTGCAATGATATGATCACTGTAATGGCCATGACGATATTTGACACCGGAGTTTCACAACCGGCACTATAGTTCACGGCAGTACGCGAGAATGAACCTGTTCatgattaaaatttaaatgaaaatgCATTCTATTACgagagattcactattatactcaatataggagcttaaattatatttaaaaaaaaatctatatgaaatggactttataAACACACCAAAAgcttatttataatataacaaagaggcttctaacttcctataaattataaaaatgccatcgatttcttaaaataaggaagcccaactccaaaacctcataaaaaaacaaaaaaacactcaataaggcttcaaagtaatttaataatcaaaattaaattccacaGGGCTAGCTGtcgttttttgggtttttattatttgtttatagaaattaaatggcgTCAGGTTTATCCATATCATTAATGCTAAGAATGGGTacatgactaaatatctcttctATTATATCCTATCAGCTGGCAAAATTAGTAGTCCAAGTTATCAAGAGCTAGCGTAACTCTATTTTACTGACCATGTGAGACGCACCTATATTAAAGAGCTGGTACAACACACGAAACATTGACACGATACAAATAACAGTATCTTCCATTAAAATTACTTACCGGTTGCAACATAGCAAGAAGTAAAGGATCCTACTATGTTCATGAAGCCCATCGCCATCATTTCCTTGTTCCCATCCATGTGGTACCCTTTTATGGATGAAAAAGATCTTCCAACTGCAATTGCTTCCTGAAGTTTgccaaaatatatacaataaCATAATTCAACGCAAAGGAGTGAATTAATCAAAAGGAAACCATCCATTAATTTCTTAGTTCTAATTTAAGATTGTGCTTGAGTGATAACCAACCGTGAGTGCAACGAGAGCGACAATGAGCCCAACTTTGGCCACATCCCCAACATAGGGGCCGTTGAGCTCTAACAGATTAACTGAGCTAGGGTTTAAGCCATCTTTGATATGTTTAACGATCTTAATTCCATGCTTATCCCCCCTTGTTAGATAAACAATAAGCGTCGATAGTATGACAGATAGGAGAGGAGCAACGGCTGGCAACCAGAAAagtttcttgttctttttacCCTGTGCAGAGTAGAACTTTGGTAAGTGTAAAATGAATGAATAAATAGTGACCCAATTAGAGCAACCGTAAAATATTACTAACAGGGCTGCAGTGTTAATTACTCACCAGATATCTAGATATTAAGATGAAACACAGGAAAGAGCAGCcaagaataaaattatgagGGCTCCACTGCAAAGAAAGACAAGGATATGAATGATTGAATGAATTCTATATATACAGGGATGGTGGAAAGATAAggaatcatatttttatttgtattttcttaaaGACAAGTAAAGTGACTTATACAGGATGGTGGAAAGATGTCCAGACAGCTTCCATAACAGAGATAACATCAGTATTGGTTGGAAAGTGAGTGATCCCAAGTAGCCCTTTCAGTTGTTGAAGACCAATGATGATGGCTGCTCCCGCCACGAACCCTACGATTGCGGCATGGGAAAGAAAATCCACAAGAAACCCCAATCTGATGATAACCAAAACAAGAAGGTAATTTTAAGATTAAGAAGTATacagcaaaaaaaataaaaaataaaaaatatttattacgACAACTACGCACATATGCTTAAGTCACATGCTCAAGAGCCCTCCGCTCAGTATAATacagttttctttttggtcgaGACAGTATAATACAGTTTAGTATAGTCCAATCCAGTACAGTCCAAATGATACCTGAAGAGTCCGAAGGAAGCTTGGAAAATACCGGTGAAGAACGTCGCGGTGAGAACGAGCTTGGTGTAAGCAATTGAATCAGCCCCGGGATCTTGTAACTTCTGAATCATTGAGGGCAAAAGGAGAGACACCACAGCTACAGGTCCAATTGCTATCTCTCTTGAAGTCCCCATTACAGCGTAAATAAGAGGTGGTACAACACTTGTATCTAAGACCAACAGCACAACACATAATTAAGTCTACATACAAAcacttggaaaaaaaaaaaaacttataatttAAGCTACATGACTTACAAAGACCATATTGGGGATCAAGCTTTGCTAAAGTTGCATATCCAATACTCTGCATTCAAATTCATATTAAGGCAACATGCTATATGAATTATGTTGTATTATACTAATACTGATTGTTATAATCCAATGCGATTTAATTTTACCTGGGGAATGCAGAGGCTTGCTATAGTTAGACCAGCCAATAAATCatgcttgaattttgaaatgttgTAGCTCCTACCCCATACAAGAATAGGAAATATCTCCTGCTGGATAGAGACTACACTTTTGAGTGCTGGCTGATTCTTGAGAGATGAGTACTTGTTTCCACAGTACGACGCCGTCTCCCTCACAGAGTCCATGAGCTCATGCCATAGACCTGGGGGTTCAGGGCCATTCAGCACCCATTCAGACCTTTGAACCGGGCTGCTGTTTTTCTCGAGGTCAAGCTTTTCCTCTGCTGTTGGGGTCTCAACAGCTAACGAGGCAGTGCTTGGTTGTTTGAAGTGTTTGGGGGAACTTGGAAGGATATCCATGGGACTAGTTTCTTGATCACCTGAAAACTCCATAAATTCGCGCCATCGCCCTGGCGGCCGGGGCGGATGGAGCACCCAATTAGCCTTTTCACCATGGTTGGTGGCTGAAGAGGCCATTGTTGAGTGAAGTAGTGTTCAGGGAATACAATTATCCAAAGATAGGCACCAGAAGGAGAAGGTTTTTGATGCTAAAGTGTATGTCCATCCTAATTGAAGGGCCTTATAAATCCCTCAAAAAGTCatggttttcattttaaaattaaccggaatttgaacttgagatATCCTCCAACATtaacatttgaaaaataagtaCCACTAAACTAAAAATTAGTAAGTAAATTGAATGGTTGagagaatttttattttaccaaAAATATATTACAGGTCCACATGTATCCAAATTTAGTGGAGGGGGGGTAGACCAGAGAAAAATCTTGGTGGAATCCATACTTTTTTGACATCAACATATCAGGTATCTTGAAAATGCGAAGGTGGTAATTGTTTATACTTAGCTGAAATTCCCACTACGTTTCTTAATTTGTTCTACATGGAAAAGTTTCCCATCTTTCAAAGATGTCCAATTGATCACTAAATTAAATACTTGCTTATAGTTTGGCAGGTTAGAAGCCCCCGCGAGATCAGATGAATCTTAAAGTTCTTTGGATAGATAATTGAAAGTGAAGCACACCTAATTATAATTTGTTAGGTCACTAGTATAAAACAGTAATTAAAAAGCAAAGTCATCCATCCTCCTTCAAGtagaaaatttcattaaagtgtccaaagTTACAGACTCGAGCGACAAACATggctcattaaaaccttgcctaGGAACCTAGTGGGACAAAACCTAAGGCGAAAGAAAGAGTACACGCTCCATAAAGGctacaaacaaaaactcatgacgaaaaaaattatcaacatCAACTTGAAGAAACACATTGAGATATGGAGGACCCTCTTTAAGTCAAACGTTTGTAGAAACCCTACCTAAAGCAACTTAGCAAGTCTATCAGCGACATTATTACACAATCtaggaacaaaaacaaaaggaaagagatGCAAAATCTCTAGATAACATATGTGGATGTTGTTGATAATTTCCCATGGCCATCTGATTCAACCACCAATGAATCATAACCAGCATATCCCTGCAAAGCATTGATAAACTCTTACAATGTCTTTTAGACTTGGATTAGACCTTCTATTtgagttttaaataaatttaattttcagtCCTAAGGTCCTATATATGGTTTTGGAATTAGGACCGACACTCCTTCAAAGAAATGCATTTTCacatttttgtcaaaatccaAAGGAACTGTTGTGGCGCTCCAAATGCACCTCAGAGGTTGTTAAAAGTGTAGAACAAACTCAAGAAAATCCTTATTGGGAAAAATTCCAGAGGTTATTGAAAGTTGCTTGCACCATTTCTCAACTTCCTTAAAGCCCTACTTAATCACACTAGAACTCAAATCCATGTTGAACAAGAAAACTGCAAGATAGGAGTACGAAGTGTTGAAAGAGGAACCACTTTCACTCGAAACGGACTTCCTCTCTGAATCAATAGGATATGGATGACTGACAGCAAAAAGCTGGATCTTTGAAAAAACTTAGTGTTTTTGGATGCTCGAGCACCAACCATGGAGCTCCAATGACCTTCGCCATTTTCACCTAATTTTGATCCGGTTTCGACCTAAAACTCTTCCCATCGGTCTCGAAACTAATAAAAATCCATTAATTCTCAAAATATTTTGAGCCGCAAAtcccaacatatatatatatatatatatatatatatatatatgacacATAGAAGTAAGCCATAATGCATGTGTACATTATGCACCCTTTATCCTAAGGCTGTTGTTTCCATTATTTTCCACCTATCATTTTTGGTGGAAGATTTAGTTTGTCAATATGCCATATATGTGGCAAGTCTCGCAACCATTCGTCTGGGCACAAATAGTTTCACCCAATAAGTATGGGATATGGATGGAACGTGATGTGAAGTTTTGCATTTTAACTTCCATTGGATATGAAGATGTTGTCacttcaaaatattatttgtgtAGAAAACTTGCTATTGGTGTTGCCATATATGTTTGTAATGATTGGTTTCCTTTGGCTCCAGAGTAACCTTGCCCAACCTAACTGCACGGAGAGCTACAGCATATGGCAAAATGGGATATATTCTACTCCCTTATTACGTACTCAGTTCTAAAAAAGATATTGGATTAAGTACCTTCAAAGAGCAGGGCAAACTGGATATATGGAATATGGATTAAAATTATTTCCCCTCATTgctaaatttataattttttatttcaaagatCCCCAACTTTTTTGAATTTAGACAAGTCATTCTAGAATTGACTTCTCCCTTAGAATGTTAGAATGGATTTTTTCCAGGAAAGCTAGAGATCTTAACAGCTGACCTAACTGACAAGACACCTCTTGGTTGAATCTGACCGGTCCATCAATTTCTAATTTCAAAAAGCAGTCTTGAGAGAAATGTTGGAGTAACTTATGGACTATTGACTTTCTTTCcttacatattaaattttttaattataataatatttgatttaatttaattcatgatttcttactttaaatagaaatatgaatttattatttacttggccactacctcctacaaggagagaaatatacaaaaaattcccacaaacaaatattcttatattagatttcatattttagcaaagtatcagagcggcgatcttggaatagctgactctagtttcaaactcCAACCGCCGCTGTGGAAGTTGATGAGTTTTTCAACCCTTATGAAGATAGCATCACCAACTCCTTCTCTCCTTCTTAACCAAGCATGGCCACATGAGTGCCTAGGTGGCTCAGCTCCTACAGATGTAGATTAAACCCAAAACCCGATCCTGAATCAGGATCCTATTTTGACCGCCTCGACCCTGAtaacgacgacgacgaccccgactcTGATGACAACCCCAACCTCGAATCTatctctgattcagacccaGATCCCGACTTCGACTCTGACCCCGACTCATGCTCAGATCCCGATCTGAATTTCTACTAAActtgtatcctatgcatcttccgctacACAGATTATAACTTCctgactaacgaccccgacacatggacgAGATTGCGCATGCTGTGGTGATTGAACACACACTCGtaagacttgttttaaattacaTGGCTACCCCAAATAGTGGGCTGCTCTCAAGATCGAACACAACGCGATACaaccagtaatggtactggttatggattccatacttcagATAAGAGTGATTCCACGAGCTTAATAATTGATTCCAATGTAACTGATTATATGACGTTTGATCATGaggattttctgaatactactCAACCCCGATGAACTTGTATTGCTAACGCCAATGGAGTTACTTATCTTATGATAagggctggcactgttgcgctcccatcctctctctcactgcctaatactttacttgttccatctttatacAATAAGTTGATGTCCGTTAGTCAGCTTATTCAACAAtagaattgttgtgtacttaTTTACCCgaatttttgtttgctttaagATATTCACACtgaggagattcttggtcgtggaACTAAGAGGGAGAGGCTATATTATGtagatgacttcagtcccAGCATGGCTAATAGTGTGACGCATCCCtcgatagcaaacaaaagcaaatctggttgtgaCACTGTTGATTGTGACATCcatcttttagttatatgaagcatcttataccagatttattctcaggtttcaatgactccgacttcacatgtgatacttgtattttggcctagagtcaccgtgtgcc
Protein-coding regions in this window:
- the LOC18773241 gene encoding sulfate transporter 2.1 codes for the protein MASSATNHGEKANWVLHPPRPPGRWREFMEFSGDQETSPMDILPSSPKHFKQPSTASLAVETPTAEEKLDLEKNSSPVQRSEWVLNGPEPPGLWHELMDSVRETASYCGNKYSSLKNQPALKSVVSIQQEIFPILVWGRSYNISKFKHDLLAGLTIASLCIPQSIGYATLAKLDPQYGLYTSVVPPLIYAVMGTSREIAIGPVAVVSLLLPSMIQKLQDPGADSIAYTKLVLTATFFTGIFQASFGLFRLGFLVDFLSHAAIVGFVAGAAIIIGLQQLKGLLGITHFPTNTDVISVMEAVWTSFHHPWSPHNFILGCSFLCFILISRYLGKKNKKLFWLPAVAPLLSVILSTLIVYLTRGDKHGIKIVKHIKDGLNPSSVNLLELNGPYVGDVAKVGLIVALVALTEAIAVGRSFSSIKGYHMDGNKEMMAMGFMNIVGSFTSCYVATGSFSRTAVNYSAGCETPVSNIVMAITVIISLQFLTKLLYYTPTAILASIILSALPGLVDLNKVYRIWKVDKLDFLACIGAFFGVLFASVEIGLLVAVTISFTKIILISIRPGTETLGKLPGTEMFCDTAQYPMAIKIPGVMIIRVKSALFCFANANFVKERIVRWITAQKAADTKGQTKDKEATHLVILDMSNLINIDTSGIATLEELQKNLISEGIELAIANPRWQVIHKLKLSNFVGKIGGRVFVTVGEAVDASFGGKIATAC